Proteins from one Shewanella pealeana ATCC 700345 genomic window:
- a CDS encoding GNAT family N-acetyltransferase: MGNEPDARFCIAVDESLYQVEFIAAISQFSKENWNRLMRDSNPFNRYEYLAALESSGCVCTKTGWTPMHMLVRKVNGDEIDDVIAVMPLYIKAHSYGEYIFDWAWADAYERHQIPYYPKLLAAIPFTPVTGMRLGSIFEHTSLQQQALWQVVNQALTRCLADYGFSSWHCLFLPRSQFTQLSKQQNLQRLSTQFHWFNRNYADFNHFLDSLTSRKRKDIKKERQKVSRVGLTFEFVEGDAVTTELWQHFYACYQSTYAKRSGHYGYLNLEFFEAIGSTLSEQIVLLLVRDPQRQIIASALYFKSATHLYGRYWGALVDVDGLHFEACYYQGIEYCIANKLQVFDAGAQGEHKVSRGFQPVETYSNHEVAHGEFRSAIESFTQQEAQNIKIYMQQLKAKLPYKHQSC; the protein is encoded by the coding sequence TTGGGCAACGAACCTGACGCTCGTTTTTGCATTGCTGTCGACGAAAGCCTTTATCAAGTGGAGTTTATCGCCGCCATTAGTCAGTTTTCTAAAGAGAACTGGAATAGGTTAATGCGTGATAGTAACCCATTTAATAGATATGAATATTTGGCGGCACTTGAGTCCAGTGGTTGTGTCTGTACAAAGACAGGATGGACCCCAATGCATATGCTGGTGCGCAAGGTTAATGGCGATGAAATTGATGACGTTATTGCGGTGATGCCGCTTTATATTAAAGCGCACTCCTACGGCGAATATATTTTTGATTGGGCATGGGCAGATGCCTATGAGCGCCATCAAATACCTTATTACCCTAAGCTTCTTGCAGCTATTCCATTTACTCCTGTTACAGGCATGCGGCTTGGGAGCATATTTGAACACACTTCTTTGCAGCAACAAGCGTTGTGGCAGGTGGTTAATCAGGCACTAACTCGCTGCCTAGCTGATTATGGTTTTTCCAGTTGGCACTGTCTGTTTTTACCGAGATCTCAATTTACTCAGTTATCTAAGCAACAAAACCTTCAACGTTTAAGTACTCAGTTTCATTGGTTTAACCGTAATTATGCTGATTTTAATCACTTTCTTGATTCTCTTACTTCCAGAAAGCGTAAAGATATTAAAAAGGAAAGGCAGAAAGTCAGTAGGGTGGGCTTAACCTTTGAGTTTGTTGAAGGCGATGCCGTGACAACAGAGTTATGGCAACACTTTTATGCATGCTACCAAAGCACCTACGCGAAACGCTCAGGGCATTATGGTTATCTTAACTTGGAATTCTTTGAGGCTATTGGAAGCACGTTGAGTGAACAGATTGTGTTACTGCTAGTGAGAGATCCACAAAGGCAGATAATCGCATCAGCATTGTATTTTAAATCTGCAACTCATCTGTATGGTCGCTATTGGGGGGCATTAGTGGATGTTGATGGATTGCACTTCGAAGCCTGCTATTACCAAGGTATTGAATACTGCATTGCAAATAAATTACAGGTGTTTGATGCGGGGGCACAAGGAGAGCATAAGGTTTCTAGAGGGTTCCAGCCTGTTGAAACCTATTCCAATCATGAGGTGGCTCATGGTGAATTTAGGTCAGCGATAGAGAGTTTCACCCAACAAGAGGCACAAAATATTAAGATTTATATGCAACAATTGAAAGCTAAGCTGCCTTATAAACACCAAAGCTGTTAG
- a CDS encoding restriction endonuclease yields MELCETSKDYELLTQKIYKAILESEGVENLEVKHDEKVRGKSGVEHQIDVFWEYKYAGVSHKVLIECKYYSKAVSLIHARNMLGLLNDIPNSQGLLVTTQGFQSGVIDFCNHYEIKLKRIRPPKGSDWDGCIQIVNVNGVLYQNQYLNLGFSFDARDEGTKAFVENNGKEISFNAYDVTVEDEGEKYFIGKWLDKKIVSNLAELGTQREEVIEPEDAHVILSSGDKLKLRNVKVLWELTKQDLSLSVDAMDFVHAVLEDFGSGEVEYTLNK; encoded by the coding sequence TTGGAACTTTGTGAAACTTCAAAAGATTATGAGTTACTAACCCAAAAGATATATAAAGCTATATTGGAGTCAGAAGGCGTCGAAAATCTTGAAGTAAAGCATGATGAGAAAGTTCGAGGTAAGTCTGGAGTAGAGCATCAAATTGATGTTTTTTGGGAGTATAAGTATGCAGGAGTGAGCCATAAGGTACTTATTGAATGTAAGTATTATTCTAAAGCGGTCTCTCTTATTCATGCTAGAAATATGCTCGGGCTATTAAATGACATTCCAAATAGTCAAGGCTTACTGGTAACGACCCAAGGATTTCAATCTGGCGTTATCGACTTCTGCAACCACTATGAAATAAAATTGAAGCGAATTAGACCACCTAAAGGTTCTGATTGGGATGGCTGCATTCAAATTGTGAATGTCAATGGTGTATTATATCAAAATCAATATTTGAACTTAGGTTTTTCCTTTGATGCTAGAGATGAGGGAACGAAGGCTTTCGTTGAGAACAACGGGAAGGAAATATCATTTAATGCATATGATGTGACCGTTGAAGACGAAGGTGAAAAATATTTTATTGGTAAGTGGTTAGATAAAAAAATTGTTTCTAATCTCGCTGAATTGGGCACACAAAGAGAGGAAGTAATCGAACCTGAGGACGCACATGTCATTTTATCTTCCGGTGATAAATTAAAACTACGTAATGTAAAAGTTCTTTGGGAACTAACAAAGCAAGATTTATCCTTATCAGTCGACGCTATGGATTTCGTACATGCTGTTTTAGAAGATTTTGGTTCAGGTGAAGTGGAATACACTTTAAACAAATAA
- the ggt gene encoding gamma-glutamyltransferase, with protein sequence MAIPLTLSAITPLTATAKETSIYSHIATAQPIWAKYGMVSSQEALATQAGVEILKQGGNAVDAAVAVGFSLAVTLPRAGNIGGGGFMLVHLSEPNKTIAIDYREMAPAKAHRDIFLDEDGNPVNKLSREHGLAVGVPGTVMGMELALEKYGTMTMKQVTDAAIKMAKDGIVVTPDLQASLSGLKRRIAQWPSSAEIFYKADGSDYQSGELLKQPELAHSLSLIAKHGSKGFYQGETAEKLVNAIQDAGGIMTLADLKNYKVVEREPVVGEYRGYQVVSMPPPSSGGIHIIEMLNILEGYPIKELGLNTAATLHLMTEAMKRAYADRSEYLGDPDFFDVPVNSLLSKEYAKQLAKQIAPDKATPSSEIKPGKLAPYESNQTTHYSVVDKWGNAVSNTYTLNFSYGSGLVAKGTGILLNNEMDDFSAKPGTPNGYGLVGGEANAVEANKRPLSSMSPTIVMKDSKPYIVTGSPGGSRIITTTMQIIMNVIDHDLNIAEATYAPRVHHQWLPDVLRVEHTLNRDTQSLLKAKGHEVKVNNAMGSTQSIMVTEQGIFGASDPRRAGSETAGY encoded by the coding sequence ATGGCTATTCCCCTAACGCTTTCGGCCATAACTCCGCTTACCGCAACCGCTAAAGAAACCTCTATTTACAGCCATATTGCTACGGCCCAACCTATCTGGGCTAAATACGGTATGGTGTCTAGCCAAGAAGCGCTCGCTACACAAGCAGGAGTTGAGATCCTAAAACAAGGCGGCAACGCGGTCGATGCCGCGGTTGCAGTCGGCTTTAGTTTGGCCGTTACCCTACCAAGAGCAGGTAATATTGGTGGCGGTGGATTTATGCTGGTTCACCTAAGTGAGCCCAATAAAACTATCGCTATCGATTACCGTGAAATGGCGCCAGCCAAAGCCCATCGTGATATTTTTCTCGATGAGGATGGCAACCCCGTTAATAAACTAAGCCGCGAACACGGATTAGCCGTCGGCGTGCCTGGCACGGTAATGGGCATGGAATTGGCATTAGAAAAGTACGGCACCATGACCATGAAGCAAGTAACCGATGCCGCTATCAAGATGGCGAAAGACGGCATTGTCGTGACTCCGGATCTGCAAGCCTCATTATCAGGACTTAAGAGACGTATCGCCCAATGGCCAAGCTCTGCCGAAATATTTTATAAAGCCGATGGCAGTGACTACCAAAGTGGTGAGTTGCTGAAACAGCCTGAACTCGCCCATTCACTATCACTTATTGCCAAGCACGGTAGCAAAGGCTTCTATCAGGGCGAAACCGCAGAAAAGCTGGTCAATGCCATTCAAGATGCCGGCGGCATCATGACCTTGGCCGATCTTAAAAACTATAAGGTCGTTGAGCGTGAGCCTGTTGTCGGCGAATATCGGGGTTATCAAGTGGTCTCTATGCCGCCGCCATCATCGGGCGGGATACATATTATCGAGATGCTCAATATTCTAGAAGGCTATCCAATTAAGGAGCTAGGCCTTAATACCGCAGCCACACTGCACTTAATGACGGAAGCGATGAAACGCGCCTACGCCGATCGCAGCGAATATTTGGGCGATCCAGACTTTTTTGATGTACCTGTCAACTCGCTGCTCAGTAAAGAGTATGCCAAGCAACTTGCTAAACAGATCGCTCCAGATAAGGCGACCCCAAGCAGTGAAATTAAGCCAGGTAAGCTCGCCCCTTATGAGAGCAATCAAACCACCCATTACTCTGTGGTTGATAAATGGGGTAACGCCGTATCTAACACTTATACCCTCAACTTCAGCTATGGTTCAGGACTTGTAGCAAAAGGCACAGGTATTTTACTCAACAATGAGATGGATGACTTTTCAGCCAAACCCGGCACCCCGAACGGTTATGGTTTAGTCGGCGGCGAAGCCAATGCTGTTGAGGCCAATAAGCGGCCACTAAGCTCAATGAGCCCAACCATAGTGATGAAGGACTCCAAGCCCTATATTGTGACAGGTAGTCCAGGCGGTTCGCGCATCATCACCACTACCATGCAGATCATCATGAATGTCATCGACCACGACTTAAACATTGCCGAAGCCACTTATGCACCACGTGTTCACCATCAGTGGTTACCGGACGTACTGCGCGTTGAGCATACCCTCAACCGTGACACCCAAAGCTTACTCAAAGCCAAAGGTCACGAGGTGAAAGTCAATAATGCCATGGGATCGACTCAATCGATTATGGTGACTGAGCAAGGCATATTTGGCGCCAGCGATCCGCGCCGTGCGGGCAGTGAAACAGCGGGTTACTAG
- a CDS encoding LysE family translocator produces MPDLTLLAVFLPTFFFVSITPGMCMTLAMTLGMSIGFRRTLWMMLGELVGVALVAVAAVMGVASIMLNYPELFSVLKWVGGIYLCYIGVNMWRSKGKMAIVEGQQISRVSNLELISQGFFTAIANPKGWAFMVSLLPPFISVERDVAPQLITLVSIILFTEFISMMAYAAGGKSLRIFLSRGDNIKWMNRIAGSLMLGVGFWLAMG; encoded by the coding sequence ATGCCAGATTTAACTTTATTAGCTGTATTTCTTCCGACCTTCTTTTTTGTCTCTATCACGCCAGGCATGTGCATGACGTTAGCGATGACGCTAGGCATGAGTATTGGATTTCGCCGCACCCTGTGGATGATGCTGGGCGAGCTTGTAGGTGTTGCCTTAGTGGCGGTCGCTGCGGTGATGGGGGTTGCTAGCATCATGCTAAATTACCCGGAACTGTTTTCCGTGCTCAAATGGGTAGGCGGGATCTACTTATGCTATATCGGTGTCAATATGTGGCGTTCGAAAGGCAAAATGGCCATTGTCGAAGGTCAGCAAATATCTCGCGTCAGTAACCTTGAACTTATCTCTCAAGGTTTTTTCACAGCAATCGCCAATCCTAAGGGGTGGGCGTTTATGGTCTCTTTATTGCCGCCATTTATTAGCGTTGAGCGTGATGTGGCTCCACAGCTTATCACCCTTGTCAGTATCATTCTTTTCACCGAGTTCATCAGTATGATGGCTTATGCCGCTGGTGGTAAGAGTCTGAGAATATTCTTAAGCCGTGGCGATAATATCAAGTGGATGAACCGTATTGCTGGCAGCCTAATGCTAGGTGTAGGATTCTGGCTAGCAATGGGCTAA